In Plasmodium brasilianum strain Bolivian I chromosome 1, whole genome shotgun sequence, a single genomic region encodes these proteins:
- a CDS encoding cyclin-like protein, whose amino-acid sequence MKIVELSNCNNVNVIRRTEHEQVRRNEGREEDVPIVKNNLWGSTQNHSESAKKSHSISYSEEEKKGSMTNDTHNNDIKTNQHAICEEVKECTDGNDENFFHFNNSKESATAKKQKFIYCTRSSTKVKAQQEEYYNQEDLNLNGVHNSKYSQHIANWTSKNKNVNVKPNDKGQPSDEMNYSCNIMKRKKESSKNEAQKISSINKKLLSFNKENISEQGQVEICSPILSSSPNSYTASEEIKKDSEKKTKEKLSNSCMSADEKVTHESKSLKNAQRGLNNLLEKCSNGSAANLHGTSNSENIAENSSFENTNIVSKILCNHKEDNLLSLNSSKDDSVILDDKQENFISQSTGTLEDNATCAKWGKVGVISKGNNTGEINENGHTKQNNDCSHINNGYYTNERSIINNNSHSSQSCQSNEISPNEKSNPNGDYPHSTTSDIDKLKYEIKKELYNKLSIALDVNMCFNTDEEYYMKFLRKKKYRNYVLNISKFIIILGKQLYLSIYTISLALHYMHKYNQKYLKRKKSSIAYLIGGACIFLAWKLREDFEDHKKSKKLHDIPKVIFKLLNYFYKKKRLKKKIKKIELDLMINHYQTNLEISNEDTFKTFMQNVRAREIEKYKENNKFNPTDDSQISDMEKKKKKKKKRKISTHDDRKKRNESSLKKTDVQSIDEKKSKEKKEKEKEKNIKSLYYDLLVINSIISEGHISDINNISDVSDCFSSYLSECNSKDVSEYEFASAPERSSEGERQQEKIVEKCAMGNASEGNAEGGNTSEGKINGQTNDEGKKKHLIKKFKKLCKQQKRNIYISSSKWVLNNSGQKLQLMQKIITYYEREVLKSFNYFIKPKILSFDLFPTFLGQFVLIMEDYIQENQVNHLEKLSFLTILDFYKTPLCLIFTSKEIIVTCILKAYISLKIVYGQLNFKTLSFEDFESKVTKFIRTVSYDDPIRINRIKMALREMRQVHH is encoded by the exons atgaaaatCGTTGAATTAAGTAATTGCaataatgtaaatgtaaTTAGAAGAACTGAACATGAACAAGTCAGAAGAAATGAAGGGAGAGAGGAAGACGTGCCAATCGTTAAGAACAATTTATGGGGAAGTACACAAAATCATTCGGAGAGTGCAAAAAAAAGCCATTCTATAAGCTATTcagaagaagagaaaaaaggaagCATGACTAATGATACccataataatgatataaaaacaaatcaaCATGCCATATGTGAAGAAGTGAAAGAATGCACAGATGGCAATGATGAgaatttctttcattttaataattcaaaaGAGAGTGCAACTGCTAAGAAGcaaaagtttatatattgtaCCAGAAGTAGTACTAAAGTAAAAGCACAACAAGAGGAGTATTATAACCAAGAAGATCTTAACTTAAATGGTGTGCATAACAGTAAATATAGTCAACACATCGCCAATTGGACTAGCAAGAACAAGAACGTGAATGTAAAACCAAATGACAAGGGTCAACCCAGCGATGAAATGAACTACTCatgtaatattatgaaaaggaaaaaggaatcGTCCAAAAATGAAGCTCAAAAAATTTctagtattaataaaaagttattatCCTTTAACAAAGAAAACATTTCTGAACAAGGTCAGGTGGAAATTTGTTCACCCATTTTAAGTAGTAGCCCTAATTCATACACAGCAAGTGAAGAGATCAAAAAAGATAGTGAgaaaaaaacgaaagaaaaattaagtaaCAGTTGTATGAGTGCTGATGAGAAAGTTACACACGAGTCAAAAAGTTTGAAGAATGCACAAAGAGGTTTAAACAATTTACTAGAAAAATGTTCAAATGGATCTGCAGCCAATCTACATGGCACATCGAATAGTGAAAATATAGCTGAAAATAGTTCCTTTGAAAATACAAACATAGttagtaaaattttatgtaatcATAAAGAGGATAACTTGCTCTCTTTGAACAGTTCAAAAGATGATTCAGTTATTTTGGATGATAAacaagaaaattttattagtCAAAGCACTGGTACCTTGGAGGACAATGCCACATGTGCCAAATGGGGTAAAGTGGGGGTTATTTCGAAAGGGAACAACACTGgagaaattaatgaaaatggTCATACTAAGCAGAATAACGATTGTAGTCACATCAATAACGGATATTATACTAATGAAAGAAGTATCATTAATAACAACAGTCACAGTAGTCAAAGCTGTCAGAGTAATGAGATTAGTCCAAATGAAAAGAGTAACCCTAATGGGGACTACCCTCATAGCACTACAAGCGATATTGATAAgctaaaatatgaaataaagaaagaGCTATACAACAAACTAAGCATCGCGTTAGATGTTAATATGTGTTTTAATACGGATGAAGAATATTACatgaaatttttaagaaaaaaaaagtatcgaaattatgttttaaatatttcaaagtttattataatattaggTAAACAattatatctatctatatataccATATCATTAGCTCTgcattatatgcataaatacaaccaaaaatatttaaaaaggaaaaaaagctCGATAGCTTACCTTATAGGTGGTGCTTGTATATTCTTAGCATGGAAATTGAGAGAAGATTTTGAGGATCACAAAAAATCGAAAAAGCTACATGACATACCGaaagttatttttaaactactcaactatttttataaaaaaaagagactgaaaaaaaaaattaagaaaatcgAACTGGACTTGATGATAAATCACTACCAAACGAACTTGGAAATTTCGAACGAAGATACATTCAAAACGTTTATGCAAAATGTACGAGCAAGAGAGATAGAGAAGTATAAAGAGAATAATAAGTTCAATCCTACAGATGACTCACAAATAAGcgatatggaaaaaaaaaaaaaaaaaaaaaaaaaacgaaaaatttCTACTCATGATGATAGGAAAAAACGGAATGAAAGCAGTTTGAAAAAAACTGATGTGCAATCgattgatgaaaaaaaatcgaAAGAGAAGAAAGAGAAGGAGaaggagaaaaatataaagagcTTGTACTATGATTTGTTGGTAATAAACAGTATAATAAGTGAAGGACACATATCAGACATAAACAATATAAGTGATGTTAGCGATTGCTTCAGCTCGTACCTGTCCGAGTGCAACAGCAAGGATGTTTCCGAGTACGAATTTGCAAGCGCCCCTGAACGGAGCAGCGAAGGGGAACGACAGCAAGAGAAAATTGTAGAGAAATGTGCAATGGGGAACGCATCGGAGGGAAATGCAGAAGGGGGGAACACATCAGAGGGGAAGATAAACGGGCAGACCAACgatgaaggaaaaaaaaagcactTGATAAAAAAGTTCAAAAAGCTGTGTAAACAGCAGAAgagaaatatttacatttcatCCTCAAAGTGGGTGTTGAATAATTCCGGGCAAAAGTTACAGCTGatgcaaaaaattataacatattatgAGAGAGAAGTActaaaaagttttaattaCTTTATAAAACCAAAAATATTATCCTTCGATTTATTTCCAACATTTCTTGGTCAATTTGTTCTTATAATGGAAGATTATATACAGGAAAATCAAGTAAATCATCTTGAGAAATTATCCTTTTTAACTATTTTAGATTTTTACAAAACCCCACTCTGTCTTATATTTACGTCTAAAGAAATCATAGTTACTTGTATCTTAAAGGCATATATTTCCTTAAAGATAGTTTACGgtcaattaaattttaaaactcTGTCCTTTGAAG ATTTTGAAAGCAAAGTAACAAAATTTATCAGAACAGTTAGCTACGATGACCCCATCCG TATAAACAGGATAAAAATGGCTTTACGAGAAATGAGACAAGTTCATCACTAA
- a CDS encoding inositol 5-phosphatase, which produces MYASGLCAFRKFKVYANMDSVFIVGIKKKEETYEITEIEKAKEVLIKLSVTLYSKGACRTFIKNRRLEYLCKCEGILGCIRFLNYPYLYVLTKKEKIGCLFNEHTIYSVKNVLLVPFREDIFENFNEENDLIQLFYNNINHKYMYFSYTYNLAHSVQDNYFIQKEFLKGNTIYNRFYKNNYIWNYYHCKKFIKSNVFICLFVVNGYFVQSKFSCSGKIVNVTFVARRSNKYAGTRYRKRGVNSKGYSANEVESEIILFEKNNLNAILSYVQLRGSVPIIWNQSINYTLLKKPKIKCTKNDINFTCSKNHFQLLFRKYGYPVTVVNLLSKKKHSDEDNLSKEYKDCIDTLNRALPKEIQIVYKHLDLRKAYKIGTKYTQYNLKLLFNFSIKNIGFFYIHNSKLVLMQRGILRFNCVDCLDRTNAAQLFLNIYTFIKFMKIIKLLKKNNININDISHLSQLYEQLGDAIAKQYAGSTAHKKYTPGQHINFFIQSKELFTSIKRYYISSFNDLEKQKCINLYLGVIDSKLEHIKNSNELDTFVHNVYFKDRGCNPFWWVIPLEHFYYKVESLFELKRKSGWADANDRKCVSNKERKTTLHRQKNMHNLPKGTITRKWGSSFNFFRKKKKRNNKMNEIKNGMGADCEGRTRQQCGGGSKKKKKKSSGRSGSSSDHNRGRNDKCTYNGSGNKKNGLLSPKGWSRLCAPKKEKKDMIKDMYKNFKFYRCFSNTNIFRHLYNVNNMHDDFILTNFNISERKEFNNMNSNGEHAFFFCETIEREVEERKKKQYNVKLVYMHHLNTLAEQKGNNVRNVNNMNSKHNAYSRNSVSNTKEQEDALRCSTTHAVLNVNTFEKEVQHVIENFKKYKNVSFVLDSYLNYYNVNKVAYNYMLVSASSIVGAEGEGERKRKRKREEKRGIRRDIESRRKEKGVEKKGTKTTLRRATRIIKEWSTKKLRSRGHVLLLSNNFTEGNHSVRVLNLKNSFSFEKGTPNRERMNSFVNNIDIDTRDDEQLDVYHIRRKIKLNRIKKSVQGTFVSEYYVPSLYKTVNTIHEEECKKKEERKKVNMSYLFCPIYFNVNLIKFFFFVYYHYWVRERGATVGPNILSLLQEEVQVKHNCSCNVSSGKNISGDSGVLPELPYNAQFLLKKLLRSPSVDVFFSELYLSCIYKTHHYKELNLCFYENLKTAFYNNTKSSIKSEEKLFIEEYNTFENICKKKKEVSLIDKKIANEINQNYKSLESRYLSVKNFNKKYFTEMKHIKQRDEKIKNSFNKKNSIYNKQMSDYIIMLTYFKDYIKKSEKKKLKWKHTYINDFNVLRDRIESHMNYQRYCDPMSREIFLA; this is translated from the exons ATGTACGCGTCCGGGCTATGTGCGTTTAGAAAATTTAAGGTGTACGCAAACATGGACAGTGTGTTCATTGTGGGAATTAAGAAGAAGGAAGAAACGTATGAGATAACGGAAATTGAAAAAGCAAAGGAGGTGTTAATAAAACTGAGTGTTACATTATATTCAAAAGGAGCATGCCgtacttttataaaaaatcgTAGATTGGAATATTTATGCAAATGTGAAGGTATCCTAGGATGTATACGATTTTTGAATTACCCCTACTTGTatgtattaacaaaaaaggaaaaaataggaTGCCTATTTAATGAGCATACCATATATTCAGTAAAGAATGTGTTGTTGGTACCATTTAGGGAAGATATATTTGAAAACTTCAATGAAGAGAATGATTTgatacaattattttataataacataaatcataaatatatgtacttttCCTATACGTACAATTTGGCACATAGTGTACaggataattattttatacaaaaagaaTTTCTGAAAGgaaatacaatatataatagattttataagaataattatatatggaattattatcattgtaaaaaatttattaagagtaatgtatttatatgtttgtttGTAGTGAATGGTTATTTCGTGCAATCAAAATTTTCATGTTCAGGTAAAATTGTTAATGTAACATTTGTAGCTAGAAGaagtaataaatatgcaGGTACTAGATATAGAAAGAGGGGTGTGAATTCGAAGGGATATTCAGCAAATGAAGTAGAATCTGAAATTATTCTGTTTGAAAAGAATAATCTGAATGCTATTTTATCTTATGTACAATTAAGAGGGTCAGTACCTATTATTTGGAATCAATctataaattatacattattaaaaaaacccaaaataaaatgcacaAAGAATGATATAAACTTTACTTGTAGTAAGAACCATTTCCAATTATTATTTCGTAAATATGGTTATCCAGTTACTGTCGTAAATTTGTTAAGTAAGAAAAAACATAGTGATGAAGATAATTTGTCCAAAGAATATAAAGATTGTATTGACACATTAAATAGAGCACTACCTAAAGAAATTCAAATTGTCTATAAACATTTAGATTTAAGAAAAGCATATAAAATAGGTACTAAATATACACagtataatttaaaactattatttaatttttccataaaaaatataggctttttttatatacataattccAAGCTTGTTTTAATGCAACGAGGAATACTTCGATTCAATTGTGTTGATTGTTTAGATAGAACAAATGCTGCtcaactttttttaaatatttacacatttataaaatttatgaaaataattaaattactaaaaaaaaacaatatcaatataaatgatatatctCATCTATCCCAATTGTATGAACAATTGGGGGATGCTATTGCCAAACAATATGCTGGATCCACTGCTCATAAGAAATATACACCAGGACAgcatatcaatttttttattcagtCAAAGGAATTGTTTACATCTATTAAGAGATATTATATAAGCTCATTTAACGAtttggaaaaacaaaaatgtattaatttgTACCTAGGTGTAATTGATTCCAAATTGGagcatattaaaaattcaaaCGAACTGGACACCTTTGTGCATAATGTGTATTTCAAGGATAGAGGGTGCAACCCCTTCTGGTGGGTTATACCCCTGGAGCATTTCTACTATAAGGTAGAATCGCTGTTCGAATTGAAGAGGAAAAGTGGATGGGCAGACGCTAACGATAGAAAATGTGTTAGCAATAAAGAGAGGAAAACCACTCTTCATCGCCAGAAAAATATGCACAACTTACCCAAAGGGACGATTACAAGAAAATGGGgttcttcttttaatttttttaggaagaagaaaaaaagaaacaacaaaatgaacgaaataaaaaatggaatggGTGCAGATTGCGAGGGTAGGACACGTCAGCAGTGTGGGGG GGgttcaaaaaagaaaaaaaaaaaaagtagtgGTAGAAGTGGAAGTAGCAGTGATCATAATAGGGGCAGAAATGACAAATGTACTTATAATGGCAGCGGTAATAAGAAGAATGGTCTCCTTTCGCCAAAGGGGTGGTCTAGGCTATGTGCAccgaaaaaagagaaaaaagatatGATTAAGGACATGTACAAGAATTTTAAATTCTACCGTTGCTTTAGtaacacaaatatatttagacATCTTTACAATGTGAACAATATGCATGacgattttattttaaccaATTTCAACATATCggaaagaaaagaatttaataatatgaactCTAATGGTGAacatgcattttttttttgtgaaacaATAGAAAGAGAAGTGGAggagaggaaaaaaaaacaa TACAACGTAAAATTGGTGTATATGCACCATTTGAACACATTAGCGGAGCAGAAGGGGAATAATGTGCGTAATgtgaataatatgaatagtaAGCATAATGCTTATAGTAGGAATAGTGTAAGTAATACGAAGGAACAGGAAGATGCACTGCGATGTTCCACTACGCATGCAGTACTTAACGTGAACACGTTTGAGAAAGAGGTGCAGCACGtcattgaaaattttaagaaatacaAAAACGTTTCATTTGTACTAGATTCCTATTTAAACTATTACAATGTTAATAAGGTAGCTTATAATTACATGTTGGTAAGTGCGTCGTCTATTGTAGGCGCCGAGGGAGAaggagaaagaaaaagaaaaagaaaaagagaagaaaaaagaggaatAAGAAGAGATATAGAAAgcagaagaaaagaaaaaggagtagaaaaaaaaggaacaaaaacCACGCTCAGGAGGGCAACACGAATTATAAAAGAATGGTCGACTAAAAAACTCAGAAGTAGAGGGCATGTATTGCTTTTAAGTAATAACTTTACTGAAGGGAATCACTCTGTACGTGTtcttaatttgaaaaattccTTCTCATTCGAGAAAGGTACACCAAATAGAGAAAGGATGAACAGTTTTGTTAACAACATCGATATAGATACACGTGATGATGAACAGTTAGATGTGTATCACATTAGAAGGAAAATCAAActtaatagaataaaaaagagcGTACAAGGAACCTTTGTGTCAGAATATTATGTACCaagtttatataaaacaGTGAACACAATACATGAAgaagaatgtaaaaaaaaagaagaacgTAAAAAGGTCAACATGTCTTATTTGTTCTGCCCAATATACTTTAATGTTAActtgataaaattttttttttttgtttattaccATTATTGGGTAAGGGAGAGAGGTGCTACGGTGGGGCCAAATATTCTGTCACTGCTGCAGGAAGAGGTACAAGTTAAACATAATTGTAGTTGTAATGTTAGTAGTGGTAAAAATATCAGTGGGGATAGTGGGGTTCTACCCGAGCTGCCTTACAATGCGCAGTTTTTGCTTAAAAAGTTGTTACGTTCCCCTTCAGTGGACGTATTTTTTTCCGAGTTATACTTGTCATGTATTTACAAAACACATCATTACAAAGAATTAAATTTGTGTTtctatgaaaatttaaaaacagctttttataataacacaAAAAGTAGTATAAAGTCTGAGgagaaattatttatagaagaatataatacatttgaaaatatatgtaaaaaaaaaaaagaggtttcattaatagataaaaaaatagcaaatgAGATAAACCAGAATTATAAGTCACTGGAAAGTAGATATTTATCAGTaaagaattttaataaaaaatatttcactGAAATGAAACATATAAAGCAACGAgatgagaaaataaaaaattcttttaacaagaaaaattccatatataataaacaaatgagcgattatattattatgttgaCTTATTTTAAGGATTACATCAAGAAGAGCGAGAAGAAAAAGCTCAAATggaaacatacatacataaatgatTTTAACGTCTTAAGAGATAGAATTGAAAGTCATATGAATTATCAGCGGTACTGTGACCCGATGAGCAGGGAAATTTTCCTGGCATAA